The Burkholderia cepacia ATCC 25416 genome includes a window with the following:
- a CDS encoding carbohydrate ABC transporter permease: protein MFPTPVAQWKPVSRRLYKLSLPVALVIWLLPMIAVFVTSVRSTEELVEGHYWGWPRHFSMIENYRDALTTSPMLHYFWNSVQITVPSVLGSIALAAMAGFALATYKFRGSTALFGTFVAGNFVPVQVLMIPVRDLSLRLGVFNTVEALILFHVAFQTGFCTLFLRNFIKQLPFELIEAARIEGAGEWTVFWRIVLPLIRPALAALAILVFTFVWNDYFWALCLTQGDEAAPITAGVAALKGQWTTSWNLVSAGSILAALPSVAMFFAMQKHFVAGLTFGATKG, encoded by the coding sequence ATGTTTCCGACACCCGTTGCCCAATGGAAGCCGGTATCGCGCCGGCTGTACAAGCTGTCGCTGCCCGTCGCGCTCGTGATCTGGCTGCTGCCGATGATCGCGGTGTTCGTCACGTCGGTGCGCTCGACCGAGGAACTCGTCGAAGGCCACTACTGGGGCTGGCCGCGGCACTTCTCGATGATCGAGAACTATCGCGATGCACTGACCACGTCGCCGATGCTGCATTACTTCTGGAACAGCGTGCAGATCACGGTGCCGTCCGTGCTTGGCTCGATCGCGCTCGCGGCGATGGCGGGCTTTGCGCTTGCGACCTACAAGTTTCGCGGGAGCACGGCGCTGTTCGGCACGTTCGTCGCGGGTAATTTCGTGCCGGTGCAGGTGCTGATGATTCCGGTGCGGGACTTGTCGCTGCGGCTCGGTGTGTTCAATACGGTCGAGGCGCTGATCCTGTTTCATGTCGCGTTCCAGACGGGGTTCTGCACGCTGTTCCTGCGCAACTTCATCAAGCAGCTGCCGTTCGAGCTGATCGAGGCGGCGCGAATCGAAGGGGCGGGGGAATGGACGGTGTTCTGGCGGATCGTGTTGCCGTTGATCCGGCCGGCGCTGGCTGCACTGGCGATTCTCGTTTTTACGTTCGTGTGGAATGACTACTTCTGGGCGCTGTGTCTCACGCAAGGGGATGAGGCTGCGCCGATCACGGCAGGGGTTGCCGCGTTGAAGGGGCAATGGACGACGTCGTGGAACCTCGTGTCGGCCGGGTCGATCCTGGCGGCGTTGCCGTCCGTCGCGATGTTCTTCGCGATGCAGAAGCATTTTGTGGCGGGGCTGACGTTCGGGGCGACCAAAGGCTGA
- the glcC gene encoding transcriptional regulator GlcC — protein sequence MEMQDRQAPARNVADVVAERIEQLIVDGVLKAGQALPSERRLTEKLGVSRTAVREGMKLLRARGIIETTHGKGSFVASLTPQREVSPMMHLLGSQPRTLYDLFEVRGMLETEAARLAALRGTSADFILIKRRYDEMTAADAQDLDPAARAKLDHAFHLAICEASHNPVLVNTLQSLTDLLLSSVFASVNNLYHREPLKKQIDRQHARLYNAVTGRLPEQARKAASEHIRQCVEYLREIEQEEQRLVRSTLRLEGWT from the coding sequence ATGGAAATGCAGGATCGACAAGCGCCGGCGCGCAATGTCGCCGATGTCGTCGCCGAGCGGATCGAGCAATTGATCGTCGACGGCGTGCTGAAGGCCGGGCAGGCATTGCCGTCCGAACGGCGGCTGACCGAGAAGCTCGGCGTGTCGCGCACGGCCGTGCGCGAAGGGATGAAGTTGCTGCGTGCGCGCGGGATCATCGAGACGACGCACGGCAAGGGCTCGTTCGTCGCGAGCCTGACCCCGCAGCGCGAAGTCTCGCCGATGATGCACCTGCTCGGCTCGCAGCCGCGCACGCTGTACGACCTGTTCGAAGTGCGCGGGATGCTCGAGACGGAGGCCGCGCGACTGGCGGCGCTGCGCGGAACGTCTGCCGATTTCATCCTGATCAAGCGTCGCTACGACGAGATGACCGCGGCCGATGCGCAGGATCTCGACCCGGCCGCGCGCGCGAAGCTCGATCACGCGTTTCATCTCGCGATTTGCGAGGCGTCGCATAACCCGGTGCTCGTGAATACGTTGCAGTCGCTGACGGATCTGCTGCTGAGCTCGGTGTTTGCGTCGGTGAACAACCTCTATCACCGCGAGCCGTTGAAGAAGCAGATCGATCGCCAGCATGCGCGGCTCTATAACGCGGTGACCGGGCGGCTGCCCGAGCAGGCGCGCAAGGCGGCGAGCGAGCATATCCGCCAGTGCGTCGAATATCTGAGGGAGATCGAGCAGGAGGAGCAGCGGCTCGTGCGGTCGACGTTGCGGCTTGAAGGGTGGACGTGA
- the glcD gene encoding glycolate oxidase subunit GlcD produces MSFTYDERIDGPLATVGRDTLVAALHAAAPGLDVLHEREALKPFECDGLAAYRTVPLAVVLPDTVEQVRAVLRVAAALGVPVVARGAGTGLSGGAMPLEKGLLLVMAKFNRILDIDPDAGVARVQPGVRNLAISQAAAPHGLYYAPDPSSQIACSIGGNVAENAGGVHCLKYGLTVHNILKVEILTIDGDTLTLGTDALDAPGFDLLALFTGSEGMLGIVTEVTVKLLPKPPSVKVLMASFDDVAEAGAAVARIIGAGVIPGGLEMMDNLAIRAAEDFIHAGYPVDAQAILLCELDGSPADVDEDAERVATLLRDAGASEIRVARDEAERQRFWAGRKNAFPAVGRMSPDYYCMDGTIPRRELPRVLEGIAALSVEYGLPVANVFHAGDGNMHPLILFDANRPGELDRAEALGGKILELCVAAGGSITGEHGVGREKINQMCVQFNADEITFFHAVKAAFDPQGLLNPGKNIPTLHRCAEFGAMHVHHGKLPFPELERF; encoded by the coding sequence ATGAGTTTCACCTACGACGAACGGATCGACGGCCCGCTGGCGACCGTCGGCCGCGACACACTCGTCGCCGCACTGCACGCGGCGGCGCCCGGCCTCGACGTGCTGCACGAGCGCGAAGCGCTCAAGCCGTTCGAATGCGACGGCCTCGCCGCCTATCGCACGGTACCGCTCGCGGTCGTGCTGCCCGACACGGTCGAGCAGGTGCGCGCGGTGCTGCGCGTCGCCGCCGCGCTCGGCGTGCCGGTGGTCGCGCGCGGCGCGGGAACCGGGCTGTCGGGCGGCGCGATGCCGCTCGAAAAGGGCCTCCTGCTCGTGATGGCGAAGTTCAACCGGATTCTCGACATCGACCCCGATGCCGGCGTCGCGCGCGTGCAGCCCGGCGTGCGCAACCTCGCGATCTCGCAGGCAGCCGCACCGCACGGCCTCTACTACGCGCCCGATCCGTCGTCGCAGATCGCGTGCTCGATCGGCGGCAACGTCGCCGAAAACGCGGGCGGCGTGCACTGCCTGAAATACGGGCTCACGGTGCACAACATCCTGAAGGTCGAGATCCTGACGATCGACGGCGATACGCTCACGCTCGGCACCGACGCGCTCGACGCCCCCGGCTTCGACCTGCTCGCATTGTTCACCGGCTCGGAAGGGATGCTCGGCATCGTCACCGAAGTGACCGTGAAGCTGCTGCCGAAGCCGCCGAGCGTGAAGGTGCTGATGGCGAGCTTCGACGACGTCGCCGAAGCCGGTGCCGCCGTCGCGCGGATCATCGGCGCGGGCGTGATCCCCGGCGGCCTCGAGATGATGGACAACCTCGCGATCCGCGCGGCCGAGGATTTCATCCACGCGGGCTATCCGGTCGACGCACAGGCGATCCTGCTGTGCGAACTCGACGGCTCGCCCGCCGACGTCGACGAAGATGCCGAACGCGTCGCCACGCTGCTGCGCGATGCCGGTGCATCGGAGATCCGCGTCGCGCGCGACGAGGCGGAGCGCCAACGCTTCTGGGCCGGTCGCAAGAACGCGTTCCCCGCGGTCGGCCGCATGTCACCCGACTACTACTGCATGGACGGCACGATCCCGCGCCGCGAGCTGCCGCGCGTACTCGAAGGAATCGCCGCGCTGTCCGTCGAATACGGGCTGCCGGTCGCGAACGTGTTCCACGCGGGCGACGGCAACATGCACCCGCTGATCCTGTTCGACGCGAACCGCCCCGGCGAACTCGACCGCGCGGAAGCGCTGGGTGGAAAGATCCTCGAGCTGTGCGTCGCGGCGGGCGGCAGCATCACCGGCGAGCACGGCGTCGGGCGCGAGAAGATCAACCAGATGTGCGTGCAGTTCAACGCCGACGAAATCACGTTCTTCCACGCGGTGAAGGCCGCGTTCGATCCGCAGGGCCTGCTCAATCCCGGCAAGAACATCCCGACGCTGCACCGCTGCGCCGAATTCGGCGCGATGCACGTCCATCACGGCAAGCTGCCGTTTCCCGAACTGGAGCGTTTCTGA
- the glcE gene encoding glycolate oxidase subunit GlcE: MRREIESIDDSAALVAQVDAAIHDRQPLHIRGAGTKTFLGRPVEGRTLDVRTHRGVVSYDPTELVVTARAGTPLADLEAMLDSAGQMLPCEPPSFGGAATVGGMVAAALSGPRRPWAGAVRDFVLGCRVITGHAKHLRFGGEVMKNVAGYDVSRLLAGSFGCLGVVTEVSLKVLPKPRATCDLALPLAVDEAVQRVAAWRRAGLPLAGACHADGVLRVRIEGGEGSVKAARDTIGGDCMDDHDDAFWARLRDLALPFFDDPRPLWRVSVPAAAPLDALPGALLADWGGAQRWLKSDAAPADVQRLAAQWGGHATCFTPGTTREPFQPLPPALLRVHRQLKAQLDPHAIFNPGRLYADF; encoded by the coding sequence ATGCGACGCGAAATCGAATCGATCGACGACAGCGCGGCACTCGTCGCCCAGGTCGACGCGGCGATCCACGACCGCCAGCCGCTGCACATTCGCGGCGCCGGCACCAAGACGTTCCTCGGGCGCCCAGTCGAAGGCCGCACGCTCGACGTGCGCACGCATCGCGGCGTCGTGTCCTATGACCCGACCGAACTCGTCGTCACCGCGCGCGCGGGCACGCCGCTCGCCGACCTCGAAGCGATGCTCGATTCGGCCGGCCAGATGCTGCCGTGCGAGCCGCCGTCGTTCGGCGGCGCGGCCACGGTCGGCGGCATGGTCGCGGCGGCGCTGTCGGGCCCGCGCCGCCCGTGGGCCGGCGCGGTACGCGACTTCGTGCTCGGCTGCCGCGTGATCACCGGCCACGCGAAACACCTGCGCTTCGGCGGCGAGGTGATGAAGAACGTCGCGGGCTACGACGTGTCGCGGTTGCTCGCGGGCAGCTTCGGCTGTCTCGGCGTCGTGACCGAGGTGTCGCTGAAGGTGCTGCCGAAGCCCCGTGCGACGTGCGATCTCGCGTTGCCGCTCGCGGTGGACGAAGCCGTGCAGCGCGTCGCCGCATGGCGGCGCGCGGGGCTGCCGCTCGCGGGCGCCTGCCACGCGGACGGCGTGCTGCGCGTGCGGATCGAAGGCGGCGAGGGCTCGGTGAAGGCCGCGCGCGACACGATCGGCGGCGACTGCATGGACGACCATGACGATGCGTTCTGGGCACGGCTGCGCGACCTTGCGCTGCCGTTCTTCGACGACCCGCGCCCGCTGTGGCGCGTGTCGGTGCCGGCCGCCGCGCCGCTCGACGCCCTGCCCGGCGCGCTGCTGGCCGACTGGGGCGGCGCACAGCGCTGGCTGAAAAGCGACGCCGCACCGGCCGATGTGCAACGGCTCGCCGCGCAATGGGGCGGGCACGCGACCTGCTTCACGCCGGGCACGACGCGCGAGCCGTTCCAGCCGCTGCCGCCCGCGCTGCTGCGCGTGCACCGCCAGCTCAAGGCACAGCTCGACCCGCATGCGATTTTCAATCCCGGCCGCCTGTACGCCGATTTCTGA
- the glcF gene encoding glycolate oxidase subunit GlcF — protein sequence MQTNLSEASKALARADEAEAILRACVHCGFCNATCPTYQVLGNELDGPRGRIYLIKQLLEGEPCGERTQRHLDRCLTCRNCETTCPSGVRYHTLLDIGRAEAEKRAQRPTRERLLRAGLRHVVPRPATFAALLKAGRALRPLLPGTLRDKIPAAVPAAAPRPPVRHARRVLMLEGCVQPSLSPNTNAAAARVLDRLGISVSPAREAGCCGATEYHLNAQDAGLARARRNIDAWWPAIEAGAEAIVLTASGCGAFVKEYGDLLRSDPVYAEKARRVSALARDLAEVIAAEPLDALAESTPRRVAVHCPCTLQHAQRLGGAVESILTRLGFDLTNVADGHLCCGSAGTYSLTQPELATTLRDNKLDALEAARPDLIVTANVGCQTHLNGAGRTPVRHWIELVDNRLVN from the coding sequence ATGCAAACCAATCTCAGCGAAGCAAGCAAGGCCCTCGCCCGGGCCGACGAAGCGGAAGCGATCCTGCGCGCGTGCGTGCACTGCGGCTTCTGCAACGCGACCTGCCCGACCTACCAGGTGCTCGGCAACGAGCTCGACGGGCCGCGCGGGCGCATCTACCTGATCAAGCAGCTGCTCGAAGGCGAGCCGTGCGGCGAACGCACGCAGCGGCATCTCGACCGCTGCCTGACGTGCCGCAACTGCGAGACGACCTGCCCGTCCGGCGTGCGCTATCACACGCTGCTCGACATCGGCCGCGCGGAAGCCGAAAAACGTGCGCAGCGGCCCACGCGCGAGCGCCTGCTGCGCGCGGGGCTGCGGCACGTCGTGCCGCGCCCGGCGACGTTCGCCGCGTTGCTGAAGGCCGGCCGCGCGCTGCGCCCGCTGCTGCCGGGCACGCTGCGGGACAAGATCCCGGCCGCCGTGCCCGCGGCCGCGCCGCGCCCGCCCGTGCGCCACGCGCGGCGCGTGCTGATGCTCGAGGGCTGCGTGCAGCCGTCGCTGTCGCCGAACACCAATGCGGCCGCCGCGCGCGTGCTCGACCGGCTCGGCATCAGCGTGAGCCCGGCGCGCGAGGCCGGCTGCTGCGGCGCGACCGAATATCACCTGAACGCGCAGGATGCCGGCCTCGCCCGCGCACGCCGCAACATCGACGCATGGTGGCCCGCGATCGAAGCGGGCGCGGAAGCGATCGTGCTGACGGCAAGCGGCTGCGGCGCGTTCGTGAAGGAATACGGCGACCTGCTGCGCTCCGACCCCGTCTACGCGGAGAAAGCGCGGCGCGTCAGCGCGCTCGCGCGCGACCTCGCGGAAGTGATCGCGGCCGAGCCGCTCGACGCGCTGGCCGAGTCGACGCCGCGCCGCGTCGCGGTTCATTGCCCGTGCACGCTGCAGCACGCGCAACGGCTCGGCGGCGCGGTGGAAAGCATCCTGACGCGGCTCGGCTTCGATCTGACGAATGTCGCCGACGGCCATCTGTGCTGCGGCTCGGCCGGCACGTATTCGCTGACGCAGCCCGAACTCGCGACGACGCTGCGCGACAACAAGCTCGATGCGCTT